Proteins encoded together in one Carya illinoinensis cultivar Pawnee chromosome 3, C.illinoinensisPawnee_v1, whole genome shotgun sequence window:
- the LOC122304069 gene encoding sodium/calcium exchanger NCL-like has product MEKKLACFLLASFFFLITLAGIGQGRLVTSNSPGDNVSDGVHSLYKQPKLPYLNSLFSSEESCTETYGFLPCTTTVLGNVFLILVYSYLMFLGAKLLSDGSEILLEILGPGIIGGFFLPVLSALPDATIILASGLSGSTATAQSQVSVGMGLFAGSTVMLLTILWGTCLVVGKCDIENSIALDHKDTKIFSLTGSGVSTDIWTSYAARIMIISIIPLILVQLPQIFQVTSLSHMAILVSLIVSICLVIAYSLYQIFQPWIQKRRLAYAKHKHVISVFLRNIKMHALERRLFNDDGEPNKEVIEKLFKTIDQNSDGNLSAAELRALVVGVELEELDTDIEGCVAQVMEDFDTSHNSQVDVEEFVRGISRWLKNARRSAASGRGQNEHSIGLLNNFHLQTRKEQDRLGDQNDEVVEGIQNANWHATKAVLMLLLGTLIAAVTADPLVDAVENFSTATSIPSFFVSFVILPFASSSEVVSTIIFAKKKNLRMASLMYSEIYGSVTMSNVLSLAVFLGLVYFRDLTWDFSSEVLVILIVCIVMGLIASFRTTLPLWLSLVAYALYPLSLLLVYILKYVVGWS; this is encoded by the exons ATGGAAAAGAAACTTGCATGTTTTCTCCTAGCAagcttcttcttcctcattaCACTAGCCGGCATCGGCCAGGGCCGACTTGTTACAAGCAACTCGCCAGGCGATAATGTCTCCGATGGTGTCCATAGTCTTTATAAGCAACCAAAGTTGCCATATCTTAACAGTTTGTTTTCATCAGAAGAAAGCTGCACAGAGACGTATGGATTTCTGCCATGCACCACCACTGTCCTAGGAAatgtttttctcattcttgtATATAGTTACTTGATGTTCTTGGGGGCCAAGTTGCTGTCAGATGGAAGTGAGATTTTGCTGGAAATTCTCGGACCTGGGATCATTGGTGGGTTCTTCCTACCTGTTTTGAGCGCTCTTCCTGACGCGACAATCATTCTTG CTTCTGGACTATCTGGGAGCACGGCAACCGCTCAAAGTCAGGTCTCAGTTGGGATGGGCTTATTTGCTGGATCGACTGTAATGCTTCTGACAATTTTGTGGGGCACCTGTCTCGTAGTTGGCAAGTGTGACATTGAGAATTCAATTGCATTAGATCACAAGGATACCAAAATATTTAGCTTAACTG GTTCTGGGGTGAGTACTGATATCTGGACTAGCTATGCTGCTAGAATCATGATTATCTCCATTATCCCACTCATATTGGTCCAATTACCACAAATTTTCCAAGTAACTTCTCTAAGTCACATGGCAATTCTGGTTTCGCTTATTGTCTCCATTTGTTTAGTGATCGCTTACAGCCTTTATCAG ATTTTTCAGCCTTGGATTCAGAAGAGAAGACTTGCATATGCAAAGCATAAGCATGTAATATCAGTATTTCTGAGAAATATAAAAATGCATGCACTGGAAAGACGACTTTTCAATGATGATGGTGAACCAAATAAAGAAGTCATAGAAAA GTTGTTTAAGACAATTGATCAAAATTCAGATGGAAACCTATCAGCAGCAGAATTAAGAGCTTTGGTAGTAGGAGTGGAGCTTGAAGAGTTAGATACGGATATAGAGGGTTGTGTTGCGCAAGTGATGGAAGATTTTGATACCTCTCATAATTCACAAGTTGATGTGGAGGAGTTTGTCAGAGGAATTTCAAGATGGCTTAAGAATGCTAGGCGCTCTGCTGCAAGTGGCAGGGGCCAAAATGAGCATTCAATAGGGCTTCTCAATAATTTTCATCTG CAAACACGGAAAGAACAAGATCGTCTTGGAGACCAGAATGATGAGGTTGTGGAGGGCATTCAAAATGCCAACTGGCATGCCACCAAAGCAGTGTTGATGTTGCTTCTGGGAACCCTAATTGCTGCTGTAACTGCTGATCCCCTTGTGGATGCTGTTGAAAACTTCTCAACTGCTACAAGCATACCTTCTTTTTTCGTCTCATTTGTCATTCTGCCCTTTGCTAGCTCCAGCGAGGTTGTGTCAACTATAATTTTTGCCAAGAAGAAAAATTTGAGAATGGCATCCTTGATGTATTCAGAG ATATATGGGTCAGTGACCATGAGTAACGTACTTTCACTGGCAGTATTCTTGGGTCTGGTTTACTTCCGGGACCTGACATGGGACTTCTCATCGGAGGTGCTGGTTATACTAATTGTCTGCATTGTGATGGGTCTAATTGCCAGTTTCCGGACCACCTTGCCTCTTTGGTTGTCATTGGTGGCCTATGCGCTTTATCCACTTTC